The Azotosporobacter soli DNA segment CGGTCATTTGGTCGATCGGCGAACGCATCGCCGGCAAATTGCAAGATGACCTGCCAGTTACCAAGACCTATCGTGTGCCGGACAGCGCGGCCGGCATTGCAAGCCTGATCGGCAATCTGCTGTTAACGCTCGTTGCCCAACGCTTCTCGCGTCTTTTGCTTCTGCACAATAAACCACAAGGCAGCATTGGCTATGAACCGGTCTGTCAGCAATTGCTGCCGCTTGACACGCATTGGTTGTTCGATCTGGCAAAGCGCCCCTGGCCCAGCCAGGCGCTGCCGGAAGTAAACCAGACGCCGGATGCGGCCTTCTCGCTCTTTTATCAGGAATATATCTTCATTACACTTTGCCGCGCCTCGGCCGAAGCTTTGGTCAGTGAAAACATCAGCCGCCTTGCTGCGATGCAGCGCGCCGAAAAAAACATCGAAGAACTCCTCGAGCTGCTGCAGCAGGATTACAACCAGGAACGGCAAAGTTCGATCACCGCAGAACTATTCGACGTCATCTTCGGCTACACGACTCTAGCAGATAAAAAACAAGGCTGAAAATTTCTAGTCTTGCTCTTCGTCAATTTCCCCAAGCCCCGCGGTGGTGGTTTTTACAGAACCTTTAGGGCGAGTAATGCCAGACAGGTTGAAATAGGCAAGTCCGTCATCACCCGCGGCATGGACGCCGCGGGCAGACACCGTGCCCGGACGGCGCATTGTGTCTGGAATGATGATGGATGCAGACTATTTCGGCCATGTTTGGCACGAAGCCCTTTCGTTCTGGAAAAACCACCACCGCGGATAGTGCTAAAGTTCATAAAACTGTATCATAATCAAGTTTAATTTGCTGAGCAAACTCCGTTTAACTACGCTAAATAACGCAATCAGAACCACCCGTCTAACGGGTGGTTTGCACTGAGGCTATAAGCCTCTATTACTAGCCGGCGTCTCAAGACGCTGGCTTTC contains these protein-coding regions:
- a CDS encoding F0F1 ATP synthase subunit gamma; this encodes MTQTLASMKRKIKSASELYAVVETMKTMAAVNVGIYERVYHSLADYHQTIEAGISAILRQSPPHISLRQPASNAATAIIVFGSDQGMVGQYNDRLASALLERFPLAKQPPVIWSIGERIAGKLQDDLPVTKTYRVPDSAAGIASLIGNLLLTLVAQRFSRLLLLHNKPQGSIGYEPVCQQLLPLDTHWLFDLAKRPWPSQALPEVNQTPDAAFSLFYQEYIFITLCRASAEALVSENISRLAAMQRAEKNIEELLELLQQDYNQERQSSITAELFDVIFGYTTLADKKQG